Below is a window of Pseudomonas eucalypticola DNA.
GCTCGGCAATCTTTGCAACGGTGATGCCATTCTTGTTGGAACGGTCCCAGCCGGTGCGAATCTTCAGGGTGACGGGCACCTGGACGGCGCCGACCACGGCATGCAGGATCTCCTGCACCAGGGCCTCGTCTTTCAGTAAAGCGGAACCTGCCGCCTTGTTGCAGACTTTCTTCGCCGGGCAACCCATGTTGATGTCGATGATCTGGGCGCCCATTTCGACGTTGGCCCGTGCGGCCGCGGCCAGCATCTGCGCGTCACCGCCGGCGATCTGTACCGAGCGGGGCTCGGGATCGCCTTCGTGGATCATGCGCATGCGCGACTTGCGGCTGTTCCACAGGCTCATGTCACTGGTGACCATTTCTGATACGACCAGGCCTGCGCCCATCCGTCGGCAAAGCTGCCGGAAGGGCTGGTCCGTGACCCCCGCCATGGGGGCGAGGATCAGGGCGTTGTTCAATGTGTATGGGCCGATGCGTACCGCCGACATAGGTGTTCCCTGTTGTGGGGCCGGATCATTAGAGTTCGAAAAAGGGTGGGCATAATACCCGCTCTCGGTGACCGGATAAAGGTCGTTTTGGATAAAATCTGAACAACTATTTGCTTATGCCAAGCGGTTTGGTCGCTCGGCAGCTCCCGCAGCCGCCACTGTTTACAGGGGCTGGCTACTCCGGGGAGCGGAAGCTGAGGCTGTAATTCACCGCTTTCGGGCCCGGGTCGAGGATGTCCAGCGAGATGTGGATCGGGGTCTGGGGTGGCATTTCGGCCTGGCTACCGGCCAGCTCGCCCGACAGGTATTCGCCTGGCTTGAACCGACGACTGGCTATCAATTGGCCATTGAGGTCGGCGAAACGCAGTTCCAGCAGCGGGAAGGGCTGGGAGAACGGCGCGCGGTTGTAGATGATGGCGTCCACCACCAGCGCGCCATTGAAGTCGGGGTGGCTGCGCACCACCAGGTTGCTGCTCTTGATGCGGTCGATGTCGACCTTCGACGGCACGCTGCAGCCCAGGCTCGGGCATACCTGCTGGAACCATGGCCGGTACTGGTCCTGGCGGGCCAGTTCGTCGAAGTGGTACCACAGGTACTGGCCGCCCAGCGCCAGGGCGGCCACCAGGGTCGCCAGGGTCCACAGCAGCCGTTTACCCCACGGCGTGCGGCGTTTCTGCCAATCCAGTTGCAGCGGGTCGTCCATCAGGTCCAGCAGCGGCGCCTCGCGCAGGTTCGGCTCGCTGCGTTCGTGCCGGCCAGGGCGGGGCGCCGGTTCGTCAGGGTCGTCATCATCGGCATCCAGCGCCGACAAGCGCTCACCACGCGGCGGCAGGTCGTCATCAGCGTGCAGGCGGCCAAGGGCGGGCGCGTGCGCTTCGACGGGCGCCAGGGTCAGTGAAGGCTCGGTGCGCTCGTTGTCGGTGTCCTCGTCAAGGGCCGGCTGGCGCTCGATGATGGGGGGCGACGGTTCGTCATCGTCGTGCAGTTCGAGGTCCTCGGCGTGGGTGCCGAAGGGCCGCTCGTGCCACGCTTCATCCTGATGTTCGTCCCGGCTGGCGCTGAATGACTCCTCGCGTGGAGGGTGGTCCTTGAATGCCTTGACCGGCTGGATCTCCCGTTGCTCCAGGCGTGCCAGTTCGCCGTCGAGGTCGAGCTGGTCGAGGTCCAGCTCGTTGGCCGTCCACTCGCGCAGGCTGATGGGCGCGGCGCGCTGCTCGGCCACCGGTGGCGCGGGTTCCTGGGCCGGTTCCTGGCGGCCGGTGCTTTGCTCCAGCAACTGGCGCGCAGCGTTGAACACCTGCAGGCAGGCGCCACAACGCACCACTCCGCGGGCCACGCTCAGTTGAGTGTGGCTGACGCGAAAGCTGGTCTGGCAATGGGGGCACTGGGTGACGAAACTGTCGGTCATGCGCGGGTCCGGGTTATGCAGACAAGCATTCTAGGCACTCTCAGCGGCGGCGACCACTGATGCGTACCCAGCCATCGCGGTTGGCGATAGGGTCCAGGTCGAACGCGGCGGCATAGGCGGCGGCCACTTCCTCGCCTTGCTCGGCAAGGATGCCCGACAGGGCCAGCAGGCCGCCTGGCTTCACCAGGCCGGTCAGCTGTGGCGCCAGGGAAACCAGTGGGCCGGCCAGGATGTTGGCCACCAGCACATCGCTCTGTACTTGCGGCAGGTCTTGCGGAAGGTACAGCGGGAACTGCGCGTCGGCCACGCCATTGCGCCGGGCATTGTCGCGCGATGCTTCCAGCGCCTGCACGTCGATGTCGGTACCTACCGCCTGCTCAGCGCCGAGCAGCAGGGCGGCGATGGCCAGAATGCCCGAGCCGCAGCCGAAATCCAGCACGCTCCGGCCCTTCAGGTCCTGGCCATCGAGCCATTCCAGGCACAGCGCGGTAGTAGGGTGGGTGCCTGTGCCGAAGGCCAGGCCCGGGTCCAGCAGCAGGTTCACCGCGCCAGGCTCCGGGGCGGCGTGCCAGCTGGGCACGATCCACAGGCGCTGGCCGAAGCGCATGGGGTGGAAGTTGTCCATCCAGGTGCGCTCCCAGTCCTGGTCCTCGATCACCTCGGCGTGGTGCTCGGGCAGCACCGCGCCGGTCAGCAGTTCCAGGTGGGCGAACACGCTGGCGGGCTCGGCGTCGGCTTCGAACAGGGCCAGCAAGTGGGTGTGGGCCCACAGCGGCGTGGTGTTGAGTTCCGGTTCGAAGATCGGCTGGTCCTCGGCGTCCATGAAGGTGACCGAAACGGCGCCGACTTCCAGCAGGGCGTCTTCATAGGTTTCGGCTTGTTCTGGGCTGATGGCCAGACGAACTTGCAGCCACGGCATGGCGGGTACCTTTGAATAAATGGTGCGAAAGCATTGCAGTTTACTAGAGCCGCCGCTGAAAAGCTCCGAGGAAAAGCAGGTGCGGCGGCTTGCATCGGCTCCTTTCAGGGCCTGAGGTTGAATGTTCCGTCACCGCGGAAGTCAACCCCGGTTTGCTCGGGGTTGGGGGTCTGGAAGGCGAACTCACCTTTAAAGGTGTGCTCTTTTACGTTGATGTCCACGTCCAGATGGCCTTCCAGATAAGTGCTCCGTGACCATACATCGCCGTACTGGTCGCTGACATTCCAGAAGTATTGGAACAAGAAATCCGGCGTGGAAATCTTTCCTTTGATGATTGTCGACTCTGAGTCCGCCGGGATTAGCAGGAAAAAGGCCTGGAAGGAGGCGGAGTTTCGGTCGCCTGTGCTTGCTTCAAGCGTCCAGCCAGTGCGCCCCCAGCCAAGGAGGGTGTGGTCCGCCTGAAACGAGGAGCCGTTGCGTGTCCATTCGAACGTACCTGATGGCCGGGTGCCTGGCAGAATGTTCAACGCGCCAGGATTTGGTTTGTGTGAAAACATGGGATGATCTCCGGTAGGGTGCGCGGTCGCGCTTGACCATCCTCCTGCCGTGAAGCTTGCCGCCGCAACTGTAAGAAGTGACAGGTAAGCACCAATGAAAACGCCCCGACAAGTCGGGGCGTTTTTTGTGCAGCTATCTACAACCGTGGATTACTTCTGGGCAGCCAGCTTGTGTTCCAGGTAGTGGATGTTCACGCCGCCTTTGCAGAAGCCTTCGTCGCGGGTCAGGTCGCGGTGCAGCGGGATGTTGGTCTTGATCCCGTCCACCACGATCTCGTCGAGGG
It encodes the following:
- a CDS encoding DUF3426 domain-containing protein — protein: MTDSFVTQCPHCQTSFRVSHTQLSVARGVVRCGACLQVFNAARQLLEQSTGRQEPAQEPAPPVAEQRAAPISLREWTANELDLDQLDLDGELARLEQREIQPVKAFKDHPPREESFSASRDEHQDEAWHERPFGTHAEDLELHDDDEPSPPIIERQPALDEDTDNERTEPSLTLAPVEAHAPALGRLHADDDLPPRGERLSALDADDDDPDEPAPRPGRHERSEPNLREAPLLDLMDDPLQLDWQKRRTPWGKRLLWTLATLVAALALGGQYLWYHFDELARQDQYRPWFQQVCPSLGCSVPSKVDIDRIKSSNLVVRSHPDFNGALVVDAIIYNRAPFSQPFPLLELRFADLNGQLIASRRFKPGEYLSGELAGSQAEMPPQTPIHISLDILDPGPKAVNYSLSFRSPE
- the prmA gene encoding 50S ribosomal protein L11 methyltransferase, with the protein product MPWLQVRLAISPEQAETYEDALLEVGAVSVTFMDAEDQPIFEPELNTTPLWAHTHLLALFEADAEPASVFAHLELLTGAVLPEHHAEVIEDQDWERTWMDNFHPMRFGQRLWIVPSWHAAPEPGAVNLLLDPGLAFGTGTHPTTALCLEWLDGQDLKGRSVLDFGCGSGILAIAALLLGAEQAVGTDIDVQALEASRDNARRNGVADAQFPLYLPQDLPQVQSDVLVANILAGPLVSLAPQLTGLVKPGGLLALSGILAEQGEEVAAAYAAAFDLDPIANRDGWVRISGRRR